In Balaenoptera acutorostrata chromosome 12, mBalAcu1.1, whole genome shotgun sequence, a single window of DNA contains:
- the THNSL2 gene encoding threonine synthase-like 2, with protein sequence MWYVSTRGMAPRVDFEGALFSGYAPDGGLYMPEELPQLDRETLRQWSVLSYPSLVKELCSLFIGPELIPRDDLNDLIDRAFSRFRHKEVVHLSRLRNGLNVLELWHGVTYAFKDLSLCCAARFLQYFLEKRKKHITVVVGTSGDTGSAAIESVQGAENVDLIVLLPKGRCTKIQELQMTTVLRENVHVFGVEGNSDELDEPIKAMFADVAFVKEHNLMSLNSVNWSRVLVQMAHHFFAYFRCAPALDLHPLPPVEVVVPSGAAGNLAAGFIAQKMGLPIHLVVAVNYNDIIHRTVQRGDFSLSEAVKPTLASAMDIQVPYNMERIFWLLAGSDSQVTRALMEQFERTGSVSLPKELHSKLSEAVTSQSVSDEAIIQTMGRCWEENQYLLCPHSAVAMSYHYQQADRRQPSPPRSCLAPASAAKFPEAVLAAGLTPETPAEILALEHKEARCTPMRKGDDWTRMLRGLIEDLSRQRQGRFRKAPA encoded by the exons ATGTGGTACGTCAGTACTCGGGGGATGGCCCCACGGGTTGACTTTGAAGGGGCCCTTTTCTCTGGCTATGCTCCGGATGGGGGCCTCTACATGCCCGAGGAGCTCCCTCAGCTGGACAGAGAGACCCTGCGTCAGTGGAGTGTGCTCTCCTACCCCAGCCTGGTGAAGGAGCTGTGTAGCCTCTTCATTGGGCCCGAGCTCATTCCAAGAGATGACTTAAATG ATCTGATCGACCGAGCCTTCAGCAGATTCCGACACAAAGAGGTGGTCCATCTATCCAGGTTGAGGAATGGGCTGAACGTGCTGGAGCTGTGGCATGGGGTCACCTATGCGTTTAAGGACCtgtccctgtgctgtgctgcacGGTTCCTGCAGTACTTcctggagaagaggaagaagcacaTCACCGTGGTTGTAG GAACTTCTGGGGACACGGGGAGTGCTGCCATCGAGAGTGTTCAGGGGGCAGAGAACGTGGACCTCATTGTTCTGCTGCCCAAAGGTCGCTGCACAAAAATTCAGGAGCTCCAGATGACGACAGTGCTGAGAGAGAATGTCCACGTGTTTGGAG TGGAGGGGAACAGCGATGAGCTGGACGAGCCCATCAAGGCCATGTTTGCCGACGTGGCCTTTGTCAAGGAGCACAACCTGATGAGTCTGAATTCAGTCAACTGGTCCCGCGTCCTCGTGCAAATGGCCCACCACTTCTTCGCTTATTTCCGGTGTGCGCCAGCCTTAGACTTGCACCCACTGCCCCCCGTGGAGGTGGTTGTACCATCGGGGGCTGCCGGTAACCTCGCAG CTGGGTTCATCGCTCAGAAGATGGGCCTGCCCATCCACCTGGTCGTGGCAGTGAACTACAATGACATCATCCACAGGACCGTCCAGCGGGGAGACTTCTCTCTGTCTGAGGCCGTCAAACCAACCTTGGCATCAGCTATGGACATTCAG GTGCCGTACAACATGGAGAGGATCTTCTGGCTGCTAGCTGGCTCTGACAGCCAGGTGACAAGAGCCCTCATGGAGCAGTTTGAAAGGACCGGAAGTGTGAGTCTACCCAAGGAATTGCACAGCAAG CTTTCAGAGGCAGTAACGTCTCAGTCAGTGTCAGACGAGGCCATCATCCAGACCATGGGCCGCTGCTGGGAAGAGAACCAGTACTTGCTGTGCCCTCACTCGGCCGTGGCCATGAGCTACCATTACCAGCAGGCGGACAGGCGGCAGCCCAG CCCTCCCCGCTCTTGTCTGGCTCCCGCCTCTGCAGCCAAGTTCCCGGAGGCCGTGCTGGCTGCCGGGCTGACCCCGGAGACTCCCGCGGAGATCCTCGCCCTGGAGCACAAGGAGGCGCGCTGTACCCCGATGCGGAAGGGTGACGACTGGACGCGGATGCTTCGGGGCCTGATTGAGGACCTGAGCCGGCAGCGGCAGGGGCGCTTCCGGAAAGCGCCGGCGTAG